A window of the Brassica oleracea var. oleracea cultivar TO1000 chromosome C1, BOL, whole genome shotgun sequence genome harbors these coding sequences:
- the LOC106330128 gene encoding serum factor response D-like — MAATNTSTERVFGVTNIKTHIPLILDLDECNYDAWRELLLMHCLTFDVLGHIDGSSTPTGDDDVAWHKRDAIVKFWLYGTLAKPLFKSTFQKGGNAHDVWSRIENQFRNNKEVCAMQLDNDLRNKAIGDLSVHEYCQELKSTADLLSNLDAPVADKTLVMYMLNGLNEKFDYVLNVIKHQKPFPTFEEAKNMLEMEETRLKKTQKVTASHNDHSSSSSALVATTPTNLPQQQHNNHRSNSGCGNRRGNKFRGRYNNNNNFHQRPNYNNWNPPPFWYGPNNNNWQQPPHASLMPCKTFLMDSLNHVLMLSNSRQLPRQKLTSQIPIWCQQEILQRPSTL, encoded by the coding sequence ATGGCTGCTACCAACACCTCGACCGAGAGAGTTTTTGGAGTTACGAATATTAAAACTCACATTCCATTGATCCTTGACCTCGATGAATGTAACTATGATGCGTGGAGAGAGTTGCTACTAATGCACTGTCTCACCTTCGACGTTCTCGGTCACATTGACGGAAGTTCCACCCCCACGGGAGATGACGACGTTGCCTGGCACAAACGTGACGCGATCGTCAAATTTTGGCTCTATGGAACTTTAGCAAAGCCTCTATTCAAATCAACTTTTCAGAAAGGAGGCAATGCTCACGATGTTTGGTCTCGGATTGAGAACCAATTCAGAAACAACAAAGAAGTGTGTGCGATGCAATTGGACAACGACCTACGGAACAAAGCCATTGGTGATCTCTCTGTTCATGAGTATTGCCAAGAGTTGAAGTCCACAGCAGATCTCCTGTCCAATCTTGACGCCCCTGTTGCAGACAAAACACTGGTAATGTACATGTTGAATGGGTTGAATGAGAAGTTTGATTACGTCCTTAATGTGATCAAACATCAGAAACCTTTTCCTACCTTTGAGGAAGCAAAGAATATGCTGGAGATGGAGGAGACTCGACTTAAGAAGACTCAAAAAGTCACTGCCTCACATAATGATCACTCCTCCTCCTCGTCCGCCCTTGTTGCCACAACGCCTACAAATCTGCCTCAACAACAACACAACAATCACCGCAGCAATTCAGGCTGTGGTAACAGACGCGGAAACAAATTCAGAGGACGTTACAACAACAACAACAACTTTCATCAGCGACCAAACTACAACAACTGGAATCCTCCTCCGTTCTGGTATGGTCCTAACAACAACAACTGGCAGCAACCTCCACATGCCTCTCTCATGCCTTGCAAAACTTTCCTAATGGACAGTCTCAACCACGTCCTTATGCTCAGCAACTCCAGACAACTCCCCCGGCAGAAGCTCACTTCGCAAATACCAATTTGGTGCCAACAAGAGATTTTGCAGAGGCCTTCAACACTATGA